Proteins encoded in a region of the Deinococcus malanensis genome:
- a CDS encoding MaoC family dehydratase — protein sequence MNEDLLRPQGRYFEELAPGTVIRHRVTRTLTEADNVLFTTMTMNPQPLHLDHAYAAQTEFGQPLVNSLLTLSLLVGLSVHELTLGTLIANLGLTDVAFPKPVFHGDTIRAESVVVEARESRSRPGQGVVVVEHRAFNQRGELVAQCKRTALMQKRPA from the coding sequence ATGAACGAGGACCTGCTGCGGCCCCAGGGCCGTTACTTTGAAGAACTGGCCCCGGGCACGGTGATCCGTCACCGCGTCACCCGCACCCTGACCGAAGCGGACAACGTACTGTTCACGACCATGACCATGAATCCGCAGCCACTGCATCTGGATCATGCCTACGCCGCGCAGACCGAGTTCGGGCAGCCGCTCGTCAATAGCCTGCTGACCCTCAGCCTGCTGGTGGGCCTCAGTGTGCACGAGCTGACGCTAGGCACCCTGATCGCCAACCTGGGCCTGACCGACGTGGCATTTCCGAAGCCGGTGTTTCACGGTGACACCATCCGCGCCGAATCGGTGGTGGTCGAAGCCAGGGAGAGCCGCTCACGGCCCGGTCAGGGTGTGGTGGTGGTCGAGCACCGTGCCTTTAACCAGCGTGGCGAGCTCGTAGCCCAGTGCAAGCGCACGGCCCTGATGCAGAAACGGCCAGCCTGA
- a CDS encoding HpcH/HpaI aldolase/citrate lyase family protein: protein MTATNVRLPLTPLPRPRSVLFAPGNRADLVAKLPRSAPDAVVIDLEDAIPADPDAKTAARPVARDAARDLIACAPHLNVFLRVNAVHSPYFEADLAALTPELAGVVVPKLESAQDVQQVVDTLRTRGLDLPLMAGLETGAGVWNARQIMEHPAVGWAYFGAEDYTTDLGGVRTAGGLEVLYARSQVALAARLAGVPALDIVVTALNNEAVFREDAGQGRALGYSGKLCIHPAQVALAHDIFGATPAQLTRARALLQAAHEAAALGHGAFSFEGQMVDEPMLAAARAILAAGPQPQQTEEA from the coding sequence GTGACCGCAACGAACGTTCGTTTGCCATTGACGCCGCTGCCCCGGCCACGGAGTGTGCTATTCGCCCCGGGCAACCGCGCAGATCTGGTCGCCAAACTGCCGCGCAGTGCACCCGACGCCGTAGTGATCGACCTGGAAGACGCCATTCCCGCCGACCCAGACGCCAAAACAGCCGCCCGGCCGGTGGCCCGCGACGCAGCGCGCGACCTGATTGCCTGCGCACCGCACCTGAACGTGTTTCTGCGCGTTAACGCAGTGCATTCGCCCTATTTCGAGGCTGACCTCGCGGCGCTGACTCCAGAACTTGCCGGAGTGGTCGTGCCCAAGCTGGAATCGGCACAGGACGTGCAACAGGTGGTGGACACGCTACGGACGCGGGGCCTGGACCTGCCGCTGATGGCCGGCCTGGAGACCGGAGCCGGTGTGTGGAATGCCCGTCAGATCATGGAGCATCCGGCGGTGGGCTGGGCCTACTTCGGGGCGGAGGACTACACGACCGATCTGGGCGGCGTGCGCACGGCAGGTGGCCTGGAAGTGCTGTATGCCCGGTCCCAGGTCGCTCTAGCCGCCCGGCTGGCCGGCGTTCCCGCACTGGACATCGTGGTGACGGCCCTGAACAACGAGGCGGTGTTCCGCGAGGACGCCGGGCAGGGCCGGGCCTTGGGCTACAGCGGCAAACTGTGTATTCACCCGGCTCAGGTCGCCCTGGCTCACGACATCTTCGGGGCCACACCTGCTCAGCTGACGCGGGCACGGGCGCTGCTTCAGGCCGCTCATGAGGCTGCCGCCCTCGGCCATGGAGCCTTCAGCTTCGAGGGTCAGATGGTCGACGAGCCCATGCTGGCCGCAGCCCGCGCCATCCTGGCCGCCGGGCCTCAACCACAGCAGACGGAGGAAGCATGA
- the aspS gene encoding aspartate--tRNA(Asn) ligase: MTATALQRTLTHELAQFEGQTVKLQGFLHARRDLGGVQFLVLRDVSGIAQCVGSGLELPLSESSVEVVGSVKAHPKAPGGFEVQVESFRVISAATAPTPVEIPKMEWNVNPETMLDYRVVSVRGLKERAALKVQAELVAAFRDHLMTEGFTEISTPKIVSAGAEGGANLFPIDYFGQPAYLAQSPQLYKQIMVGVFERVFEVAPVYRAEEHATSRHLNEYLSLDVEMGFIEDEEDVMALENRLLAAIMTRLSARCETEFALLGATIPDVPVHIPRITLMDARELVGDKYAHPVGGKDLDPEAERLLCQHYAETEGSDFVFVTKYPRAARPFYAHPDEGDLTRGFDLLFRGIEITSGGQRIHDHAMLMDSIAAYKLNPETLTGYTEVFKYGMPPHGGFAIGAERLTAKLLGISNVRYARAFPRDRHRLTP; encoded by the coding sequence ATGACCGCCACAGCCCTACAGCGCACCCTGACCCACGAGCTGGCCCAGTTTGAAGGCCAGACCGTGAAACTTCAAGGCTTTCTGCACGCCCGCCGCGACCTGGGGGGCGTGCAGTTTCTTGTGCTGCGTGACGTCAGCGGCATTGCCCAGTGTGTCGGCAGCGGACTCGAACTACCCCTGTCGGAAAGCAGCGTCGAGGTGGTGGGCAGTGTCAAGGCGCACCCCAAGGCACCGGGCGGTTTCGAGGTGCAGGTCGAGAGCTTCCGGGTTATTTCGGCGGCCACTGCCCCGACTCCGGTTGAGATCCCTAAGATGGAGTGGAACGTCAACCCCGAGACCATGCTGGACTACCGGGTGGTCAGTGTGCGTGGACTCAAGGAGCGGGCCGCGCTGAAGGTGCAGGCCGAGCTGGTCGCTGCTTTCCGCGACCACCTGATGACCGAGGGCTTCACCGAGATCAGCACGCCCAAGATCGTCTCGGCCGGGGCTGAGGGGGGCGCGAACCTGTTTCCCATCGACTACTTCGGTCAGCCGGCCTACCTGGCGCAGAGCCCACAGCTGTACAAGCAGATCATGGTGGGTGTGTTCGAGCGGGTCTTTGAGGTCGCGCCGGTCTACCGCGCTGAGGAACATGCCACCAGCCGTCACCTTAACGAGTACCTGTCGCTGGACGTGGAAATGGGCTTTATCGAGGACGAGGAAGACGTGATGGCGCTGGAAAACCGCCTGCTGGCGGCCATCATGACCCGTCTGAGTGCACGCTGCGAGACCGAGTTCGCGCTGCTGGGGGCTACCATACCCGACGTGCCGGTACATATTCCGCGCATTACCCTGATGGACGCCCGGGAACTCGTGGGCGACAAGTACGCCCATCCGGTCGGCGGCAAGGACCTGGACCCCGAGGCCGAGCGCCTGCTGTGCCAGCATTACGCCGAGACCGAGGGCAGCGACTTCGTGTTTGTCACCAAATACCCGCGTGCGGCCCGGCCCTTCTACGCCCACCCCGACGAGGGCGACCTGACGCGCGGCTTTGACTTGCTGTTCCGAGGCATCGAGATCACCTCGGGGGGGCAGCGCATCCACGACCATGCGATGCTGATGGACTCGATCGCCGCCTACAAGCTCAACCCCGAGACCCTGACCGGCTACACCGAGGTCTTCAAGTACGGCATGCCGCCCCACGGGGGCTTTGCCATCGGTGCCGAGCGTCTGACGGCCAAGCTGCTGGGCATCAGCAACGTGCGCTATGCCCGCGCCTTCCCACGCGACCGTCACCGCCTGACGCCTTAA
- a CDS encoding alpha/beta hydrolase family protein, which translates to MEEFAQFTVDGQRLYGMLHTPDGTPPASGWPSVVLLHGFTGQRVEPHRNFVLFSRLLASSGVASLRFDFRGSGESQGDFSEMTVSREVQDTVAAFEYMRRQPRLDPERVMLLGFSMGAMVASLSLAQVRPHRLALWAPALPELWLAHLRGGYMPSTITDMNGWPLGREFLMEVTRVRPLEAAAAWSGVAHVVHGDADETCPPEYGVRYAEALGCDATGIPGAGHTFDSLQAVEQLHQVTARFFMGG; encoded by the coding sequence ATGGAAGAGTTTGCGCAGTTCACGGTGGACGGTCAGCGTCTGTACGGCATGCTTCACACCCCTGACGGGACGCCGCCGGCCAGCGGCTGGCCCAGTGTGGTGCTGCTGCACGGCTTTACCGGCCAGCGGGTCGAGCCCCACCGGAATTTCGTGCTGTTTTCACGCCTGCTGGCCTCCAGTGGCGTCGCCAGCCTGCGTTTCGATTTTCGGGGCAGTGGCGAATCTCAGGGCGACTTCAGCGAAATGACGGTCAGCCGGGAAGTGCAGGACACCGTGGCGGCGTTCGAGTACATGCGCCGTCAACCACGTCTGGACCCCGAACGTGTGATGCTGCTGGGCTTCAGCATGGGCGCCATGGTGGCCTCGCTGTCCCTGGCGCAGGTACGGCCCCATCGTCTGGCGCTGTGGGCGCCCGCCCTGCCCGAGCTGTGGCTGGCACACCTTCGCGGAGGCTACATGCCCAGCACCATAACGGACATGAACGGCTGGCCGTTGGGCCGCGAGTTCCTGATGGAGGTGACTCGTGTCCGGCCCCTGGAAGCCGCGGCTGCCTGGAGCGGGGTGGCGCACGTCGTGCACGGTGACGCTGACGAGACCTGCCCCCCAGAGTATGGCGTGCGCTATGCCGAGGCCCTGGGCTGTGACGCGACGGGAATTCCAGGTGCGGGGCACACCTTCGACAGCCTGCAGGCTGTCGAACAGTTGCATCAGGTCACTGCCCGCTTCTTCATGGGAGGTTGA
- a CDS encoding spermidine synthase, whose amino-acid sequence MKPWVPLGRAPIPGTGDELLLWQRGDEFSIRISGYVSELMNSRQHGSEEALATYACPAIAQRADARVLVGGLGMGFTLAAALRSVGPDATVTVAELVPEVVEWNRGPLGSAAGHPLDDPRTRVAVGDVAQVIRCQPSAFDAILLDVDNGPEGMTQEDNDWLYAPKGLAAIRAALKPGGVLAVWSVEAVPRFTTALNRAGFTVHVRTARARGDRGAKHTIWIARVPVEARTKSR is encoded by the coding sequence TTGAAACCCTGGGTGCCGCTGGGCCGGGCGCCGATTCCCGGAACGGGGGACGAGTTGCTGCTCTGGCAGCGCGGCGACGAATTCAGTATCCGGATCTCGGGGTACGTGAGCGAGTTGATGAACAGCCGCCAGCACGGTTCCGAGGAAGCGCTGGCCACCTATGCCTGCCCGGCCATCGCACAGCGGGCAGACGCCCGGGTCCTGGTGGGTGGCCTGGGAATGGGCTTCACGCTGGCTGCGGCTCTCCGGTCAGTGGGGCCAGACGCGACTGTTACGGTGGCTGAACTGGTACCCGAGGTGGTCGAGTGGAACCGGGGGCCGCTGGGAAGCGCGGCAGGGCACCCGCTGGACGACCCCCGCACCCGCGTGGCGGTGGGTGACGTGGCTCAGGTGATCCGCTGTCAGCCCTCCGCCTTCGACGCAATTCTGCTGGACGTGGACAACGGCCCCGAAGGCATGACGCAGGAGGACAATGACTGGCTCTATGCCCCTAAGGGCCTTGCGGCAATCAGGGCGGCCCTGAAGCCGGGCGGGGTGCTGGCGGTCTGGAGCGTCGAGGCGGTACCGCGCTTCACCACGGCGCTCAACCGGGCCGGATTCACCGTGCATGTCCGTACGGCGCGTGCCCGGGGTGACCGGGGAGCAAAGCACACCATCTGGATTGCCCGGGTCCCTGTAGAGGCGCGTACAAAAAGCAGATAG
- a CDS encoding chromate transporter, with translation MTSADPSLFWALLYEFTRLGLISFGGANIAEMERVLVGQRGWIDAQTLANGFALGQVMPGPNMLAVTHYGFAVGGWSGASAATLGFYVPTALISAAVALLWRRHSAHPWVSAFRDALLPFGAGVLLAGALVLGQGSVQGWPELLLAVLAFVLLWRTRLNAAVVVLAAAAAGALLGL, from the coding sequence GTGACCTCAGCTGACCCCAGCTTGTTCTGGGCGCTGCTCTACGAGTTCACGCGGCTGGGGCTGATCAGTTTCGGCGGGGCCAACATCGCCGAGATGGAGCGGGTCCTGGTCGGACAGCGCGGCTGGATCGACGCCCAGACCCTGGCCAACGGCTTTGCGCTGGGGCAGGTGATGCCCGGACCGAACATGCTGGCCGTTACCCATTACGGTTTCGCGGTGGGCGGCTGGTCCGGGGCGAGCGCGGCCACGCTGGGCTTCTACGTCCCCACGGCCCTGATTAGTGCAGCGGTCGCGCTGCTGTGGCGCCGGCACAGTGCTCATCCCTGGGTCAGCGCCTTCCGTGACGCCCTGCTGCCCTTCGGGGCCGGCGTGCTGCTGGCCGGGGCCCTGGTGCTCGGTCAGGGCAGCGTTCAGGGATGGCCGGAGCTGCTGCTGGCCGTGCTGGCCTTCGTGCTGCTGTGGCGCACCCGCCTGAATGCCGCCGTGGTGGTGCTGGCGGCAGCGGCGGCCGGCGCTCTGCTGGGCCTGTGA
- a CDS encoding chromate transporter, which translates to MSSPAAPPAAVTPTSPPPTPLALFQLFLSVALSGIGGGLPAHTRRAVHARGWLTDVEFAESYTLAQLTPGPNAVNLAAMIGARLCGRMGALTSVLGVLLPGLVAMLGVTAVTLGLPGGLPGPVQSALRGAACAALGVILTAALPVARVGAGVRGGAVVMALTFLALGVLRLPLLPVLLVMLSAGLIIHRPRPVSGSPQ; encoded by the coding sequence ATGAGCAGCCCCGCCGCGCCTCCAGCGGCCGTGACCCCTACCTCTCCCCCGCCGACCCCGCTGGCGCTGTTCCAGCTGTTTTTGAGTGTGGCGCTCTCGGGGATCGGCGGCGGGCTGCCGGCCCACACCCGGCGCGCGGTCCATGCGCGTGGCTGGCTGACTGACGTGGAGTTTGCCGAGTCCTATACCCTGGCGCAGCTGACCCCCGGGCCCAACGCCGTCAATCTGGCGGCGATGATCGGCGCTCGCCTGTGCGGACGGATGGGCGCCCTGACATCCGTCCTGGGCGTGCTTCTGCCCGGGCTGGTGGCCATGCTGGGCGTGACGGCAGTAACGCTGGGTCTCCCGGGCGGCCTCCCCGGGCCGGTACAGAGTGCCCTGCGTGGGGCCGCCTGCGCCGCTCTGGGTGTCATTCTCACAGCCGCCCTGCCGGTGGCCCGCGTGGGCGCGGGTGTACGCGGCGGCGCCGTCGTCATGGCGCTGACCTTTCTGGCCCTTGGCGTGCTGCGCCTGCCCTTGCTGCCGGTGCTGCTGGTCATGCTGAGCGCCGGGCTGATCATCCACCGCCCGCGCCCGGTTTCTGGGAGTCCGCAGTGA
- a CDS encoding ABC transporter ATP-binding protein — protein MTFLSPDAAAVHVRELRKQYAVHEKDPGFVGSLRAFVHRKTRHVEAVRGVSFDLAPGEIVGFLGPNGAGKTTTLKMLSGLLHPSGGEARVLGFEPRRRETAFLKQITLVMGQKQQLIWDLPALDSFLVNQAIYEIPDDQYHATMREFTGVLGLEGILKKQVRKLSLGERMKCELAAALLHRPKILFLDEPTIGLDVNMQEAVREFVRDYNQRYGATVMLTSHYMADVTALARRILVIDQGQLVFDGDLGRLAEQGSGGKTVRLQFRQPVSGAQLAAYGTVVSSDGLSAELRVPRAEVSARAARLLSDLDVADLTVEDPPIEAVMAELFGAKAEVPA, from the coding sequence ATGACCTTTCTTTCTCCGGACGCTGCTGCGGTCCATGTGCGGGAGCTGCGCAAACAGTACGCGGTCCACGAGAAGGACCCGGGCTTCGTGGGCAGCCTGCGCGCTTTCGTGCACCGCAAGACCAGACACGTGGAGGCGGTGCGGGGCGTGTCCTTTGACCTGGCTCCCGGAGAGATTGTGGGCTTTCTCGGGCCCAACGGCGCCGGCAAGACCACGACCCTCAAGATGCTCTCGGGCCTGCTGCATCCTTCAGGTGGCGAGGCCCGGGTGCTGGGCTTCGAGCCGCGCCGGCGCGAGACCGCCTTTCTCAAGCAGATCACGCTGGTCATGGGCCAGAAGCAGCAGCTGATCTGGGACCTGCCGGCCCTGGACAGCTTTCTGGTCAATCAGGCCATCTACGAGATTCCCGACGACCAGTACCACGCGACCATGCGGGAGTTTACCGGGGTCCTGGGCCTGGAAGGCATTCTGAAAAAACAGGTGCGCAAACTGTCGCTGGGTGAGCGCATGAAGTGCGAGCTGGCGGCCGCACTGCTGCACCGCCCGAAAATCCTGTTCCTGGACGAGCCGACCATTGGCCTGGACGTGAACATGCAGGAGGCGGTGCGGGAATTCGTGCGCGACTACAACCAGCGTTACGGCGCCACCGTCATGCTTACCAGTCATTACATGGCGGACGTGACGGCTCTGGCGCGGCGCATCCTGGTGATCGACCAGGGCCAGCTGGTCTTTGACGGTGACCTGGGCCGGCTCGCCGAACAGGGCTCGGGGGGCAAGACGGTCCGGCTGCAGTTCCGGCAGCCGGTCAGCGGCGCCCAGCTCGCCGCCTATGGCACGGTGGTCAGCTCTGACGGGCTCAGCGCAGAACTGCGGGTGCCCCGTGCCGAGGTCAGCGCCCGCGCCGCACGGCTGCTCTCCGATCTGGACGTGGCAGACCTCACTGTGGAAGACCCACCTATCGAGGCCGTGATGGCCGAACTGTTCGGGGCAAAGGCCGAGGTTCCCGCATGA
- a CDS encoding ABC transporter permease — protein MRWLWHKVRVLFATRFAEMAEYRAEVVIWMLSGTLSIVMMLVWMAQAQSRPDGTVNGYAPAEFATYFISTWFVSQLLVVWVAWELDLEIRQGLLSPKLLRPMDPMWHHYASHVAERFIRILPMLTLLGLMTWLSGAQFTGELWAYPAALGLSALGFTARFLWEYTIGLLAFWTESNTSFQELVWLIYAALGGMFAPLSFYPLWVQDIARWTPFPYMLGLPAQLLAGKATPEQAWQGAGVLLVWLVVFWFLRAAVWRAGLRKYGAVGA, from the coding sequence ATGAGGTGGCTGTGGCACAAGGTCCGGGTGCTGTTCGCCACGCGTTTTGCCGAGATGGCCGAGTACCGCGCTGAGGTCGTGATCTGGATGCTCTCGGGCACCCTGAGCATCGTGATGATGCTGGTCTGGATGGCGCAGGCCCAGAGCAGGCCCGACGGCACGGTGAACGGCTACGCGCCTGCCGAGTTCGCGACCTATTTCATCAGCACCTGGTTCGTGTCGCAGCTGCTGGTCGTGTGGGTCGCCTGGGAACTGGATCTGGAAATCCGGCAGGGCCTGCTCTCGCCCAAACTGCTGCGCCCCATGGACCCCATGTGGCACCATTACGCCTCGCACGTGGCCGAGCGTTTCATCCGGATCCTGCCGATGCTGACGCTGCTGGGCCTGATGACCTGGCTCTCCGGCGCGCAGTTTACCGGGGAGCTCTGGGCCTACCCGGCGGCGTTGGGGCTCTCGGCGCTGGGCTTTACCGCGCGCTTTCTGTGGGAATACACCATCGGGCTGCTGGCCTTCTGGACCGAGAGCAACACCAGCTTTCAGGAACTGGTCTGGCTGATCTACGCCGCACTTGGCGGAATGTTTGCACCCCTGTCGTTTTACCCCCTCTGGGTACAGGACATCGCCCGCTGGACCCCCTTTCCCTACATGCTGGGCCTGCCGGCGCAACTGCTGGCCGGCAAGGCCACGCCGGAGCAGGCGTGGCAGGGCGCCGGGGTACTGCTGGTCTGGTTGGTGGTGTTCTGGTTTCTTCGCGCTGCAGTCTGGCGCGCCGGCCTGCGCAAATACGGGGCGGTGGGGGCATGA
- a CDS encoding ABC transporter permease translates to MRRHLRLMRIFIGATVSAQLEYRANFVGAVLASLGEAGVALLGISLLFSQPGAQGVGGWTYREALLVTGFFMLTEGFISVFVQPNMSKIAETIRTGNMDFTLLKPVDAQFNVSTRHLNVLRFPDILIGLGLLLYASAGLTVTAGGVLTAALLYLSALVIVYCIWLGLSTTAFWFVKTQNVSELFNGVFGAARFPVSAFPVPVRFVLTFVVPVAFITTVPAQAMTSRLSPSVALASPLVALVLWLLTRLLWRRAVASYTSASS, encoded by the coding sequence ATGAGGCGCCACCTGCGCCTGATGCGTATCTTTATCGGGGCAACGGTGTCAGCGCAGCTGGAATACCGGGCCAATTTTGTGGGCGCGGTGCTGGCCAGCCTGGGAGAAGCCGGGGTGGCGCTGCTGGGGATCAGCCTGCTGTTCTCGCAGCCCGGGGCGCAGGGGGTCGGTGGCTGGACCTACCGTGAAGCCCTGCTGGTGACCGGCTTTTTTATGCTGACTGAGGGCTTTATTAGTGTGTTCGTGCAGCCCAACATGTCCAAGATCGCGGAGACCATCCGCACCGGGAATATGGACTTCACCCTGCTCAAACCGGTGGACGCGCAGTTCAATGTCAGTACCCGGCACCTGAACGTGCTGCGCTTCCCGGATATCCTGATCGGACTGGGCCTGCTGCTGTACGCCTCGGCGGGTCTGACGGTCACGGCGGGTGGCGTGTTGACGGCCGCTTTGCTGTACCTCTCGGCGCTGGTCATCGTGTACTGCATCTGGCTGGGCCTGTCCACCACCGCATTCTGGTTCGTCAAGACCCAGAACGTCAGCGAACTGTTCAATGGCGTGTTCGGTGCGGCCCGCTTCCCGGTCTCGGCCTTCCCGGTACCGGTCCGCTTCGTGCTGACCTTCGTGGTGCCGGTGGCCTTTATCACGACCGTTCCGGCGCAGGCCATGACCAGCCGGCTTTCTCCGTCGGTTGCTCTGGCCTCTCCGCTGGTGGCCCTGGTGCTGTGGCTGCTGACGCGGCTGCTGTGGCGCAGGGCGGTTGCCAGCTACACCAGCGCGAGCAGCTGA
- a CDS encoding carboxymuconolactone decarboxylase family protein: protein MERAFPHTQEVQEGEFAFGQDFQRFMTEYAWGAVWGRGNLTDRERHMVTLGILAALGREREFEGHVRATRQTGGSPRDLSDVLHQVAVYAGVPAALSGVNAAQPVYDTQEE, encoded by the coding sequence GTGGAACGCGCCTTTCCCCATACACAAGAGGTCCAAGAGGGTGAATTTGCCTTTGGACAGGACTTCCAGCGCTTTATGACCGAGTACGCGTGGGGTGCGGTGTGGGGCCGGGGCAACCTTACCGACCGGGAGCGTCACATGGTGACTCTGGGCATCCTGGCTGCCCTGGGCAGAGAACGCGAATTCGAAGGCCATGTCCGGGCCACCCGCCAGACCGGCGGCAGCCCGCGTGACCTGAGCGACGTGCTGCATCAGGTGGCGGTCTATGCCGGTGTCCCGGCTGCGCTGAGTGGGGTTAACGCTGCACAGCCGGTGTACGACACTCAGGAGGAATGA
- a CDS encoding NADH:flavin oxidoreductase/NADH oxidase codes for MTQPSASATPLLFTPLKIHGLTLPNRVVLSPMCMYSAHNGLANEFHQVHLGQFALCGVGLIFTEATAVSPEGRISPEDLGLWDDSQILPLGRITDFAHAHGAVIGVQLAHAGRKASTHAPWRGRGVVPVEQGGWTVIGPDGQAFHELYPVPVAMTTDDIARVTADFAAAARRAEVAGFDVVEVHAAHGYLLHQFLSPLANSRTDSYGGSFENRVRLLLEVVRAVRGNWPSHKPLFVRLSATDWAPGGWDEFQTVELARLLRYEGVDALDISSGGLTPEQRITVGPAYQTPFAALIRREVPELAVMTVGMIDTPERAEGLLLNGDADLIALGRPLLGDPHWMWKAAVAMGVKPPVVPAYERGTRTTP; via the coding sequence GTGACCCAGCCCAGTGCCAGCGCGACGCCCCTTCTGTTTACCCCTCTGAAAATTCACGGCCTGACTTTGCCCAACCGGGTGGTGCTGTCTCCAATGTGCATGTACAGCGCGCACAACGGACTGGCCAACGAGTTTCATCAGGTTCACCTGGGCCAGTTCGCGCTGTGCGGTGTGGGCCTGATCTTTACCGAAGCCACCGCCGTTTCACCCGAGGGCCGCATCAGCCCCGAGGACCTGGGCCTGTGGGATGACTCGCAGATTCTCCCGTTGGGCCGCATTACCGACTTCGCCCATGCCCACGGCGCCGTGATCGGCGTGCAACTGGCGCACGCGGGGCGTAAGGCCAGCACGCATGCCCCCTGGCGTGGCCGGGGCGTCGTGCCCGTCGAGCAGGGGGGCTGGACGGTGATTGGTCCGGACGGGCAAGCCTTCCACGAGCTGTACCCGGTGCCGGTCGCCATGACCACAGACGACATTGCGCGCGTCACGGCTGACTTCGCGGCCGCGGCGCGCCGGGCAGAGGTGGCTGGCTTTGACGTTGTGGAGGTTCACGCCGCCCACGGGTATCTGCTTCACCAGTTCCTGTCGCCGCTGGCCAACAGCCGGACCGACAGTTACGGAGGCTCCTTCGAAAACCGCGTCCGCCTGCTGCTGGAAGTCGTACGGGCTGTGCGTGGGAACTGGCCTTCGCACAAGCCGCTGTTCGTACGCCTGAGTGCCACCGACTGGGCTCCTGGCGGCTGGGACGAGTTTCAGACGGTAGAACTTGCCCGGCTGCTGCGCTACGAGGGGGTCGATGCGCTGGACATCAGCAGTGGCGGCCTGACGCCGGAACAGCGCATCACCGTGGGGCCGGCCTACCAGACGCCTTTCGCGGCATTGATCCGCCGTGAGGTTCCAGAACTCGCGGTCATGACCGTTGGCATGATCGACACCCCCGAACGGGCCGAGGGCCTGCTGCTCAACGGTGACGCTGACCTAATCGCTCTGGGCCGACCGCTGCTGGGCGATCCGCACTGGATGTGGAAGGCGGCCGTTGCCATGGGGGTCAAGCCCCCAGTCGTGCCTGCTTATGAACGCGGCACCCGTACCACGCCGTAA
- a CDS encoding ABC transporter ATP-binding protein, whose product MRRVTHSPATAHPPVLHARDLRHGFAGTEVLHGVTLEVWPGEVVAVTGPSGSGKSTLLHLLGGLDTPQLGEVWWADERADTLDTQTRAQRRAGRVGLVFQHHYLLEDLSVLDNVLIPCRLAGQDHPGRAQELIARVGLQGRENSLPGVLSGGERQRVAVARALAARPAVVLADEPTGSLDRANAELVAALLVSLAREEGAGVLLVTHDDRLAAHADRTLHLLDGQFTDA is encoded by the coding sequence ATGCGCCGCGTGACGCACTCTCCCGCTACAGCCCACCCGCCGGTCCTGCACGCCCGGGATCTCCGACACGGTTTCGCCGGCACGGAAGTACTGCACGGCGTGACCCTGGAAGTGTGGCCCGGCGAGGTCGTAGCGGTCACCGGTCCCAGCGGCAGTGGCAAAAGTACCCTGCTGCATCTGCTGGGCGGACTGGACACCCCCCAGCTGGGCGAGGTCTGGTGGGCAGATGAACGTGCCGACACACTCGATACCCAGACCCGCGCCCAGCGGCGGGCCGGGCGGGTCGGGCTGGTCTTCCAGCACCACTACCTGCTCGAAGACCTGAGCGTGCTGGACAACGTGCTGATCCCCTGCCGGCTGGCCGGCCAGGACCACCCTGGCCGGGCCCAGGAGCTGATTGCCCGTGTGGGCCTGCAGGGCCGGGAGAACAGCCTGCCTGGCGTGCTGAGTGGCGGGGAGCGGCAGCGCGTGGCGGTCGCCCGGGCCCTGGCCGCCCGACCGGCAGTCGTGCTGGCCGACGAACCGACCGGGAGCCTGGACCGCGCCAACGCTGAATTGGTCGCGGCCCTGCTGGTCAGTCTGGCGCGGGAAGAAGGCGCGGGTGTGCTGCTTGTCACCCACGATGACCGGCTGGCCGCGCACGCTGACCGCACCCTGCACCTGCTTGACGGTCAATTTACGGACGCCTGA